Proteins encoded within one genomic window of Empedobacter falsenii:
- a CDS encoding RluA family pseudouridine synthase, translated as MSSYFQYFKQSITTYELPEKFDYPFYYEPTEIAKQACKEVQEYLENQIDFEHNFGLENDVFSTPIGKMFGVLVVRNQENKIGYLAAVSGKLANTNQHKVFVPPVFDMLNKNGFFLEQEERLNEINRILESLENNQNYLQLKEDFLQFEINSKLKIEEGKQLLKSNKKDRKAQRETILSTLSEEEIKFFEEDLVKQSLRDKYEFRVLSEKLDAEKQLLLNEINVFENKISSLKEERKTKSNSLQNQLFNQYQFLNKFKQEKGLLEIFSNTVFQQPPAAAGECAAPKLLQYAFQNDLEPICMAEFWWGDSPKSEVRKHGQFYPACTGKCEPILGHMLQGIELNENLLLKQNSIIEELEILYQDDDLVVINKPEEFLSVPGIEIKDSVYLRIKHQFPLATGPIIVHRLDMSTSGILVLALNKESHKILQQQFIKRKVHKRYIALLDGNIEHDNGFIDLPLRVDLDDRPRQMVCYEYGKTAQTKYEVILRKDNKTLVYFYPITGRTHQLRMHASHRLGLNAPIIGDDLYGKKANRLHLHAESLEFTHPKTKELMKFQVEPNFNL; from the coding sequence ATGTCCAGTTATTTTCAATATTTTAAACAATCAATTACAACATACGAACTTCCCGAAAAGTTTGATTATCCATTTTATTATGAACCAACTGAAATTGCAAAACAAGCATGTAAAGAGGTACAAGAATACTTGGAAAATCAAATCGATTTTGAACATAATTTTGGTTTAGAAAATGACGTATTTTCTACTCCAATTGGTAAAATGTTTGGAGTTTTAGTTGTTCGAAATCAGGAGAACAAAATTGGTTATTTAGCAGCTGTTTCGGGGAAATTGGCTAATACTAATCAGCACAAAGTTTTTGTTCCACCTGTTTTTGATATGTTGAATAAAAATGGTTTTTTCTTAGAACAAGAAGAACGTTTGAATGAAATCAATCGTATTTTAGAATCATTAGAGAATAATCAAAACTATCTACAACTTAAAGAAGATTTTCTTCAATTTGAAATCAATTCTAAATTAAAAATTGAAGAAGGAAAACAACTTTTAAAATCAAATAAAAAAGATCGAAAAGCTCAACGCGAAACAATTTTATCAACTTTATCTGAAGAAGAAATTAAATTTTTTGAAGAAGATTTAGTAAAACAAAGTTTACGTGATAAATATGAATTCAGAGTTTTGAGTGAAAAACTTGATGCTGAAAAACAGCTTTTATTAAACGAAATAAATGTTTTTGAGAATAAAATCAGTTCTTTAAAAGAAGAACGAAAAACAAAATCTAATTCACTTCAAAATCAATTATTTAATCAATATCAGTTCTTGAATAAGTTTAAGCAAGAAAAAGGATTATTAGAGATTTTTTCGAACACTGTTTTTCAACAACCTCCAGCTGCTGCCGGAGAATGTGCTGCACCCAAATTATTGCAATATGCGTTTCAAAATGATTTAGAACCAATTTGTATGGCTGAGTTTTGGTGGGGAGATTCACCTAAGTCTGAAGTTAGAAAACATGGACAATTTTATCCAGCTTGTACAGGAAAATGTGAGCCTATTTTAGGACATATGTTGCAAGGAATTGAACTGAATGAAAACTTATTGTTGAAGCAAAATTCAATTATTGAAGAGTTAGAAATTTTATATCAAGATGATGATCTGGTTGTTATCAATAAACCAGAAGAGTTTCTTTCGGTTCCTGGAATTGAGATTAAAGATTCGGTTTATCTTAGAATTAAACATCAATTTCCGTTGGCTACAGGTCCAATTATTGTTCATCGTTTGGATATGTCAACTTCTGGAATTCTTGTTTTAGCTTTAAATAAAGAGAGTCATAAAATTCTTCAACAACAATTCATTAAACGTAAAGTTCATAAACGTTATATTGCCCTTTTAGACGGAAATATCGAACATGATAACGGTTTTATAGATTTGCCTTTGCGTGTCGATTTGGACGACAGACCACGACAAATGGTTTGTTATGAATATGGAAAAACGGCGCAAACAAAATATGAAGTCATTTTAAGAAAAGACAATAAAACACTTGTTTATTTTTATCCAATTACTGGTCGTACACATCAATTGCGCATGCATGCTTCGCATCGTTTAGGACTAAATGCGCCAATTATTGGCGATGATTTATATGGAAAAAAAGCAAATCGTTTACATTTACATGCAGAATCTTTGGAATTTACACATCCAAAAACGAAAGAATTGATGAAATTTCAGGTAGAACCAAATTTTAATCTCTAA
- a CDS encoding efflux transporter outer membrane subunit, protein MKKYRIFNITLIAAGLFAVQSCFVAKDYHRPEAVVNEANFRTDVIAKDSASVATVSWKQIFTDTQLQALINQGLQNNLDIRSALQNIAVAEAYAKQGKAGYLPTLSVGPKYTFTENSRNTQFGALMSKRAQSQYEVSGNLSWEADIWGKIRSNQRASAATYLQTVEAHKAVKTQIVASIANTYYNLLALDEQKRILDKTLINREQSLETTKALKEAGNVTEVAVNQTEAQLFNVKSLLVDVENGIKMNENVMSILLGTNPQSINRTNLASQKIDEKLSVGVPAQLLENRPDIKAAEFGLMNAFENVNVANASFYPSLSITATGGVQGIDIDKLFSAQSLFATVIGSLTQPLLQQRKLRTQKEVALANQENALINYKSKILNASKEVSDALYTYNAATKKAEYKQKEYQLYNQAITYSEELLNYGMANYLEVITARDNGLNAELNVVDAKLSSLSSMVELYRAVGGGWQ, encoded by the coding sequence ATGAAAAAGTACAGAATATTTAATATTACTTTAATCGCAGCTGGATTGTTTGCTGTTCAGTCTTGTTTCGTAGCAAAAGATTATCATCGTCCTGAAGCTGTTGTAAATGAAGCAAATTTCAGAACAGATGTTATTGCAAAAGACAGTGCAAGTGTTGCAACTGTTTCTTGGAAACAAATTTTTACAGACACTCAATTACAAGCTTTGATTAATCAAGGTTTACAAAATAATTTAGATATACGTTCAGCACTGCAAAATATTGCAGTCGCTGAAGCGTATGCTAAACAAGGTAAAGCAGGTTATTTACCAACTTTATCTGTTGGGCCAAAATATACGTTTACAGAAAACTCTCGTAACACTCAGTTTGGTGCATTGATGTCAAAACGTGCACAAAGTCAATACGAAGTTTCAGGGAACTTAAGTTGGGAAGCAGATATTTGGGGTAAAATTAGAAGTAATCAACGTGCATCAGCTGCAACTTATTTGCAAACTGTAGAAGCGCACAAAGCGGTTAAAACACAAATTGTTGCTTCTATTGCAAATACGTATTACAACTTATTGGCTTTAGATGAGCAAAAAAGAATTTTAGATAAAACTTTAATCAACCGCGAGCAAAGTTTAGAAACAACGAAAGCTTTGAAAGAAGCTGGTAATGTTACAGAAGTTGCAGTTAACCAAACGGAAGCGCAATTGTTCAATGTGAAATCATTATTGGTTGACGTTGAAAATGGAATTAAGATGAACGAAAATGTGATGAGTATTTTGTTAGGAACAAATCCTCAATCTATTAATCGTACAAACTTAGCTTCTCAAAAAATTGACGAAAAATTATCTGTTGGTGTTCCAGCTCAATTATTAGAAAATCGTCCTGATATCAAAGCTGCAGAGTTTGGATTGATGAACGCTTTTGAGAATGTTAACGTTGCGAATGCAAGTTTTTATCCTTCTCTTTCTATTACTGCAACTGGTGGTGTACAAGGAATTGATATCGATAAATTGTTTAGTGCGCAATCTTTATTTGCGACGGTTATCGGTAGCTTAACTCAACCTTTATTACAACAACGTAAATTGCGTACGCAAAAAGAAGTCGCTTTAGCAAATCAAGAAAATGCTTTGATTAATTACAAAAGCAAAATCTTAAATGCAAGTAAAGAGGTTTCTGATGCGTTATACACATACAATGCAGCAACGAAGAAAGCTGAATATAAACAAAAAGAATATCAATTATACAATCAAGCAATTACCTATTCTGAAGAATTGTTAAACTACGGTATGGCAAACTATTTAGAAGTAATTACAGCAAGAGACAATGGGTTAAATGCTGAATTGAATGTTGTTGATGCGAAATTATCATCTTTATCATCAATGGTCGAATTGTATCGTGCTGTTGGAGGTGGATGGCAATAA
- a CDS encoding efflux RND transporter permease subunit, with the protein MLKKFIERPVLSTVISILILILGILGLISLPVTQYPDIAPSTVKISASYPGANAKTVMESVIIPIEEQVNGVEGMDYISSTASNNGSASIDVVFKPGVDGDIAQVNVQNRVARATPLLPSEVTRSGVVTQKQQTSALMFASFSSTNPKYDEIYLQNYLNINIIPALKRVNGVGDATVFGAMTYSMRIWLDPSRMASYGLVPSEVSAALSQESLEAAAGSLGENSGQSFQYTITYSGRYKTEDQYRNIVIKSLPNGQVLRLKDVANVEFGAQSYAGRSAMDGDPSAVFAVYQTPGSNAQEIIVNLRAELEKASKLLPEGVSYTILMDTNTFLDASISKVVHTMIEAFILVFIVVYIFLQDFRSTLVPLIAVPVSIIGTFFFLNLAGFSLNLLTLFALVLAIGIVVDDAIVVVEAVHARMESHHEAPMDATKNAMDEISGAIISITLVMCAVFVPVTFISGPTGVFYKQFGITLIVAILISALNALTLSPALCALFLKPHQEGEQKRNFIQRFFDAFNASFDRMTHKYGNSFKFLIKHKWISFLLIILSGVGIWGIGKMMPTGFVPTEDNGFIIGNIELPAGASMDRVYEVEKEFQKKIEKIPGLDKATIISGNSIISGAGSNYGMMFIKLKPFEERTTDALSVQSIIGQLFGAAAQIPDAQMIFFQPPSIPGFGMSSGFELKLLDKTGGDIADFDKVAKEYIGALMQRPEIMYAQTSLNTGFPQYEIDVNIERAKQSGVSVSSIFSTLQGYIGGLYAADFTRFGKQYRVYIQASPDDRINETSLNKMFVKTDAGSMTPVSQFVTLKRVYGPNSVNRFNLFTSANITGAVKPGFSTGDAITAINQVSEQTLSTSYSTDFTGLTREEINSGSQTAMIFALCIVFVYFILSAQYESYVLPFAVLLSVPCGMMGAYLSQWLAGLENNIYFQIALIMLVGLLAKNAILIVEFALQRRVHGMSIIQAAIDGAKARLRPILMTSFAFILGLMPLVFATGVSSAGNRSVATGAAFGLLVGTILGLFVIPVLFVVFQTLQEKVKPIKFDRPQEEIEHNNSI; encoded by the coding sequence ATGTTAAAAAAGTTTATTGAAAGACCCGTACTATCTACGGTAATTTCTATCCTTATATTGATATTGGGGATACTGGGGCTTATATCGCTTCCAGTAACACAATATCCAGATATTGCACCCTCTACTGTAAAAATTTCTGCTTCGTATCCTGGAGCAAATGCAAAGACAGTAATGGAGTCTGTAATTATTCCGATAGAGGAACAGGTGAACGGGGTTGAAGGAATGGATTATATTTCTTCTACTGCCTCTAATAACGGTTCTGCTTCTATCGATGTTGTATTTAAACCAGGTGTAGATGGAGATATCGCACAGGTAAACGTACAAAACCGTGTGGCACGTGCTACACCATTATTACCTTCGGAGGTAACTCGTTCTGGGGTTGTGACACAAAAACAACAGACATCAGCATTGATGTTTGCTTCGTTTAGTTCAACAAACCCTAAATATGATGAGATTTATCTTCAGAATTATTTGAACATCAACATTATTCCAGCCTTAAAACGTGTAAACGGTGTAGGGGATGCAACTGTGTTTGGTGCGATGACTTATTCTATGCGTATTTGGTTAGATCCTTCTCGTATGGCTAGTTATGGTTTAGTTCCTTCTGAAGTTTCTGCAGCTTTATCTCAAGAATCTCTTGAAGCTGCTGCTGGTTCGTTAGGGGAAAACTCTGGACAATCATTCCAATATACAATCACATATTCTGGACGATACAAGACAGAAGATCAATATCGTAATATTGTTATTAAATCTTTACCAAACGGACAGGTTCTTAGATTAAAAGATGTAGCGAATGTAGAATTTGGTGCTCAATCTTATGCAGGACGTTCTGCAATGGATGGAGATCCTTCTGCTGTATTTGCTGTTTATCAAACGCCAGGATCTAATGCACAAGAAATTATTGTAAACTTAAGAGCTGAGTTAGAAAAAGCTTCTAAATTATTACCAGAAGGAGTTTCTTACACTATCTTAATGGATACAAATACATTCTTAGATGCGTCTATTTCTAAAGTTGTTCACACAATGATAGAGGCGTTTATCTTAGTATTTATTGTTGTATATATTTTCTTACAAGATTTCCGTTCTACATTAGTACCATTGATTGCGGTACCAGTGTCTATTATTGGTACATTCTTTTTCCTTAATTTGGCAGGATTCTCGTTAAACTTATTAACGTTATTTGCCTTAGTACTCGCCATTGGTATTGTGGTGGATGATGCCATTGTTGTTGTGGAAGCCGTGCATGCTCGAATGGAGTCTCATCACGAAGCTCCTATGGATGCAACGAAAAATGCGATGGATGAAATTTCTGGAGCGATTATCTCAATTACATTAGTAATGTGTGCGGTGTTCGTACCAGTAACATTTATCTCAGGACCTACTGGAGTATTCTACAAACAATTTGGTATTACTTTAATTGTTGCCATTTTAATTTCGGCATTAAATGCCTTGACATTATCTCCAGCATTGTGTGCTTTATTCTTAAAACCACATCAAGAAGGAGAGCAAAAACGTAACTTTATTCAACGATTCTTTGATGCTTTCAATGCTTCATTTGATCGTATGACACATAAATATGGTAATTCATTCAAATTTTTAATTAAACACAAATGGATTTCATTCTTATTAATTATTCTTAGTGGAGTAGGAATTTGGGGTATTGGAAAAATGATGCCAACAGGTTTCGTGCCAACTGAAGATAACGGATTTATTATTGGTAATATCGAATTACCAGCGGGTGCTTCTATGGACCGTGTGTATGAAGTTGAAAAAGAATTCCAGAAAAAAATTGAAAAAATTCCTGGATTAGATAAAGCAACAATTATCTCAGGTAACTCTATTATTTCTGGAGCTGGTTCTAATTATGGTATGATGTTCATTAAATTGAAACCATTCGAAGAACGTACAACAGATGCTTTATCAGTACAATCAATCATTGGACAATTATTTGGTGCTGCAGCTCAAATTCCTGATGCTCAAATGATTTTCTTCCAACCACCATCAATTCCAGGTTTTGGTATGTCTTCTGGTTTCGAATTGAAATTATTAGATAAAACAGGTGGAGACATTGCTGATTTTGATAAAGTTGCAAAGGAATATATTGGTGCATTAATGCAACGTCCAGAAATTATGTATGCTCAAACTTCTTTAAATACAGGTTTCCCTCAATACGAAATCGATGTTAATATTGAAAGAGCAAAACAATCTGGTGTTTCAGTAAGTTCTATTTTCTCAACTTTACAAGGATATATTGGAGGATTATATGCAGCTGACTTTACACGTTTTGGTAAACAATACCGTGTGTACATTCAAGCTTCGCCAGATGATCGTATCAATGAAACAAGTTTAAATAAAATGTTCGTGAAAACGGATGCAGGTTCAATGACACCAGTTTCACAATTTGTGACTTTAAAACGTGTATATGGTCCTAACTCTGTTAACCGTTTCAACTTATTTACATCAGCTAATATTACAGGAGCTGTAAAACCAGGATTTTCTACAGGTGATGCAATTACAGCAATTAATCAAGTTTCTGAACAAACATTATCTACTTCTTATAGTACTGACTTTACAGGTCTTACTCGTGAAGAGATTAATTCAGGTTCTCAAACAGCAATGATTTTTGCTTTATGTATCGTATTCGTGTACTTTATTTTATCTGCACAATATGAATCTTATGTTTTACCATTCGCAGTATTATTATCTGTTCCTTGTGGTATGATGGGTGCATATTTATCTCAATGGTTAGCTGGATTAGAAAATAATATTTATTTCCAAATTGCCTTAATCATGTTGGTTGGTTTACTCGCCAAAAATGCCATTTTGATTGTAGAGTTTGCATTACAAAGACGTGTACACGGAATGTCAATTATTCAGGCAGCTATAGATGGAGCGAAAGCTCGTTTACGTCCAATTTTGATGACATCTTTTGCCTTCATTTTAGGATTAATGCCATTAGTATTTGCAACAGGTGTATCATCTGCTGGTAACCGTTCTGTAGCAACAGGAGCAGCATTTGGTTTATTAGTAGGTACAATTTTAGGTTTATTTGTTATTCCAGTATTGTTTGTTGTTTTCCAAACATTACAAGAAAAAGTTAAACCAATTAAATTTGATCGTCCACAAGAAGAAATTGAACATAATAATTCAATCTAA
- a CDS encoding efflux RND transporter periplasmic adaptor subunit, producing the protein MKNVNVIMVGALAIALSSCGKKDNAAAQQAQGPTPYPVVDVPTKVVTSYDEYPANIQGIVNNDVRAKIQGYITEVYVDEGQYVQAGQPLFKLETNVLTQNADALKSGVGAAQANVKAAQANVSAAQAAVQAAQVEVNKLTPLVQKNIISNVQLETAKANLAKAQASYNQALAAKSQAQAGVTQAQSNYKGAQANVDYSVVRAPISGVVGSINSRQGTLVGPTDQTPITTVSNTSRVYAYFSMNEKEYLNFISKSEGTTLKDKLNKIPAVELVLANGDVYPEKGKIQTVTGQINPTTGTIDFRVTFNNEAKLLANGNSGRIRVPKTYVDVLVVPEAATFEQQGMTYVYKVTKDTAYATPITVVERANNMAVVKDGVKKGDKVVAQGVGKLRDKTAVKPTPANFDQIVESTKTVF; encoded by the coding sequence ATGAAAAACGTTAACGTTATAATGGTTGGTGCTTTGGCAATAGCTTTGAGTTCTTGTGGAAAGAAAGACAATGCTGCTGCTCAACAAGCACAAGGTCCAACACCTTATCCGGTAGTTGATGTGCCTACGAAAGTGGTGACGAGTTATGATGAATACCCTGCAAATATTCAAGGTATCGTAAATAATGATGTTCGTGCAAAAATCCAAGGATACATTACAGAAGTTTATGTTGATGAAGGTCAATATGTACAAGCTGGTCAACCTTTGTTCAAATTAGAAACAAATGTTTTAACTCAAAATGCGGATGCTTTAAAATCTGGTGTTGGTGCAGCGCAAGCTAATGTAAAAGCGGCTCAGGCTAATGTAAGTGCAGCGCAAGCGGCAGTGCAAGCAGCTCAAGTAGAGGTGAACAAATTGACTCCGTTGGTACAAAAAAACATTATTAGTAATGTACAATTAGAAACTGCAAAAGCTAATCTAGCAAAAGCACAAGCGAGTTACAATCAAGCTTTAGCTGCTAAGTCTCAAGCGCAGGCTGGTGTTACTCAAGCTCAATCAAATTACAAAGGAGCGCAAGCAAATGTAGATTATTCTGTTGTTAGAGCACCTATTAGTGGAGTGGTTGGTTCTATTAATTCTCGTCAAGGGACATTAGTTGGTCCTACGGATCAAACTCCAATTACTACAGTCTCAAATACAAGTAGAGTATATGCTTATTTCTCTATGAATGAGAAAGAATATTTAAACTTTATTTCTAAATCAGAAGGAACTACTTTAAAAGATAAATTAAATAAAATTCCAGCAGTAGAATTAGTATTAGCTAATGGAGATGTTTATCCTGAGAAAGGTAAAATACAAACTGTAACTGGTCAAATTAACCCAACAACAGGAACAATCGATTTCCGTGTTACGTTTAACAACGAGGCTAAGCTTTTGGCAAATGGTAATTCAGGACGTATTCGTGTTCCAAAAACTTATGTTGATGTATTGGTTGTACCAGAAGCTGCAACATTTGAACAGCAAGGTATGACTTATGTTTACAAAGTAACAAAAGATACAGCTTATGCAACTCCAATTACTGTTGTAGAAAGAGCGAACAATATGGCAGTTGTAAAAGACGGAGTGAAGAAAGGTGATAAAGTTGTTGCACAAGGTGTAGGTAAATTACGTGATAAAACAGCTGTTAAACCAACTCCAGCAAACTTTGATCAAATCGTAGAATCTACAAAAACGGTATTCTAA
- a CDS encoding GbsR/MarR family transcriptional regulator — protein sequence MNIKNQACNSDLFCSFSAFLERTYSFPPLTAKLQAYMILESDEEGFTFEELLEIFNVSKSSLSNSINYLLSMKHIEYINKINSRKRYFRLNFNYLTEKLDFLFEMISQDIGYTNRIKEHKLANNTLSKNVENRVVDIYLEHLNQTKVILDETIQKINKIQLENK from the coding sequence ATGAATATAAAAAATCAAGCATGTAATTCGGATCTTTTTTGCAGCTTTAGCGCTTTTCTGGAGAGAACCTATAGTTTTCCTCCATTGACGGCTAAATTGCAAGCATACATGATTTTAGAATCGGATGAGGAGGGGTTTACGTTTGAAGAACTTCTTGAGATTTTTAATGTTAGTAAAAGTTCCTTATCAAACTCTATTAACTACTTACTATCGATGAAACACATCGAATACATAAATAAAATTAACTCTAGAAAAAGATATTTTAGATTAAATTTTAATTATTTGACAGAGAAATTAGATTTTTTATTTGAAATGATTTCTCAAGATATAGGTTATACAAATCGAATAAAAGAACATAAACTAGCGAATAATACGCTTTCTAAAAATGTTGAAAATAGAGTAGTTGATATCTATTTGGAACATCTTAATCAAACAAAAGTGATATTAGACGAAACAATACAAAAAATAAATAAAATTCAACTAGAAAATAAGTAA
- a CDS encoding KTSC domain-containing protein → MKSVVEHRKLLGVDKNVTLKELKTIYRNTMKDAHPDKFINDEAGKIEAEEKSKVVIEAYHFLVSINPETHEKNKEEYTITTAKSNIHDFYMDEQILKVEHLDGNHYEYFGVPKNTYIKMVNSDSPSRFARRHIYGKFTHRKAGEAMKD, encoded by the coding sequence ATGAAAAGCGTTGTAGAACACAGAAAATTACTTGGAGTTGATAAAAATGTTACTCTAAAAGAGTTGAAAACAATTTACAGAAATACGATGAAAGATGCGCATCCTGATAAATTTATCAACGACGAAGCAGGTAAAATAGAAGCCGAAGAAAAAAGTAAAGTTGTGATCGAAGCATACCACTTTTTAGTAAGTATTAATCCTGAAACGCACGAAAAAAACAAAGAAGAATATACGATTACAACTGCAAAATCCAACATTCATGATTTTTATATGGATGAACAAATTTTGAAAGTAGAACATTTAGATGGAAATCATTACGAATATTTCGGTGTTCCTAAAAACACGTACATCAAAATGGTAAATTCTGACTCTCCAAGCCGTTTTGCTAGAAGACATATCTATGGAAAATTTACACATAGAAAAGCTGGTGAAGCAATGAAAGATTAA
- a CDS encoding deoxyhypusine synthase family protein, whose product MSKGPISQFIEHNYRHFNAAALVDAAKGYEQHLLEGGKMLISLGGAMSTAELGISLAEMIRQDKVHIISCTGANLEEDVMNLVAHSHYKRIPNYRDLTPEQERELLDTHFNRVTDTCIPEEEAFRRLQEHLENVWHAAEEKGERYLPHEFLYQVVNSGVLEQYYEIDPKDSWIVAAAEKNLPIVCPGWEDSTTGNIFASNVIKGNLKASTVKSGIEYMIYLTEWYRANSDGKGVGFFQIAGGISGDFPICVVPMMYQDLEWTDVPFWAYFCQISDSTTSYGSYSGAVPNEKITWGKLDIDTPKYMIESDATIVAPLIFNYILGN is encoded by the coding sequence ATGAGTAAAGGACCAATCAGTCAGTTTATAGAACATAACTATAGACACTTTAATGCAGCTGCTTTAGTTGACGCTGCAAAAGGATATGAGCAACACTTGTTAGAAGGTGGTAAAATGTTAATTTCTTTGGGTGGAGCAATGTCTACTGCTGAATTAGGAATTTCATTAGCTGAAATGATTCGCCAAGATAAAGTGCACATCATTTCTTGTACAGGAGCAAATTTAGAAGAAGACGTAATGAATTTAGTTGCGCATTCACACTATAAAAGAATTCCAAATTACCGTGATTTAACACCAGAGCAAGAGCGTGAATTGTTAGATACGCACTTTAACCGTGTTACAGATACTTGTATTCCAGAAGAGGAAGCTTTTCGTCGTTTACAAGAGCATTTAGAAAATGTTTGGCATGCAGCAGAAGAAAAAGGTGAACGTTATTTACCACACGAATTTTTATACCAAGTTGTAAATTCTGGAGTTCTAGAACAATACTACGAAATTGATCCTAAAGATTCTTGGATTGTTGCTGCAGCTGAGAAAAATTTACCTATCGTTTGTCCAGGTTGGGAAGATTCTACAACAGGAAACATTTTTGCATCTAATGTAATCAAAGGAAATTTAAAAGCGTCTACGGTAAAATCTGGAATTGAATACATGATTTACTTAACAGAATGGTATCGTGCAAATTCTGATGGTAAAGGTGTAGGTTTCTTCCAAATTGCAGGTGGTATCTCTGGAGATTTCCCTATTTGTGTTGTTCCAATGATGTATCAAGATTTAGAGTGGACAGATGTTCCTTTCTGGGCATATTTCTGTCAAATCTCTGACTCTACAACATCTTACGGATCTTATTCTGGAGCTGTTCCAAACGAGAAAATTACTTGGGGTAAATTAGATATCGATACACCAAAATACATGATCGAATCTGATGCAACAATCGTAGCACCATTGATTTTCAACTATATTTTAGGAAACTAA
- a CDS encoding type III PLP-dependent enzyme domain-containing protein — protein sequence MKTKYIDLITQSFDFPQDEFELDGEYLKFNGIDLKALVEEHGTPLKFTYLPKISQNIQKAKGWFEKAREELNYEGTYNYCYCTKSSHFRHILGEALKNDIHIETSSAFDINIVENLIGEGLITDDQYVVCNGFKREEYVENIARLVNSGHRKTITVIDNYEEVDLFSEAIEGDFEIGIRIASEEEPKFEFYTSRLGIGYKDIVPFYQTMVKPNERIKLKMLHFFINTGIKDNSYYWNELTKCLRVYVNLKKVCPELDSLNIGGGFPIKNSLNFEYDYEYMAKEILLQIKMICDEEGIPVPNIFTEFGSFTVGESGGVVYKILYQKKQNDKEYWDMIDSSFMTTLPDAWAISKRFVMLPINRWYDKYERVLLGGLTCDSDDYYNSEQHVNAIYLPKYDQAKPLYIGFFNTGAYQDNISGFGGINHCLIPQPKYILIDENYEAKVYSEEQTHQDVLNTLGYK from the coding sequence ATGAAAACTAAATACATAGATTTAATCACGCAATCATTTGACTTTCCACAAGATGAATTTGAATTAGATGGAGAGTACTTAAAATTTAATGGAATTGACCTAAAAGCTTTGGTCGAAGAACATGGAACACCATTAAAATTCACATATTTGCCTAAAATTTCGCAAAACATTCAGAAAGCGAAAGGTTGGTTCGAAAAAGCGCGTGAAGAGTTAAACTATGAGGGAACTTACAATTATTGTTATTGTACAAAAAGTTCTCACTTTCGTCACATTTTAGGTGAAGCATTAAAAAACGATATTCACATTGAGACATCTTCTGCATTTGACATTAATATTGTCGAAAATTTGATTGGAGAAGGTTTGATTACAGACGATCAGTATGTTGTTTGTAACGGTTTCAAACGTGAGGAGTATGTAGAAAACATTGCTCGTTTGGTAAATAGCGGACATCGTAAAACAATCACAGTGATTGATAATTACGAAGAAGTTGATCTGTTTTCGGAAGCGATAGAAGGCGATTTTGAAATCGGAATTCGTATTGCATCGGAAGAAGAACCGAAATTTGAGTTTTATACCTCTCGTTTAGGAATTGGATACAAGGATATTGTACCGTTTTATCAAACAATGGTAAAACCAAATGAACGCATTAAATTGAAAATGCTTCATTTCTTCATTAATACAGGTATTAAAGATAATTCGTATTATTGGAATGAGTTGACAAAATGTTTGAGAGTTTATGTAAACCTTAAAAAAGTTTGTCCAGAATTAGATAGTTTGAATATTGGTGGTGGATTCCCAATCAAAAATTCGTTGAATTTCGAATACGATTACGAATACATGGCGAAAGAAATCTTGTTGCAAATTAAAATGATTTGTGATGAAGAAGGAATTCCTGTTCCAAACATTTTTACAGAATTTGGTTCGTTTACAGTAGGAGAAAGTGGAGGAGTAGTCTACAAAATTCTTTATCAAAAGAAACAAAATGATAAGGAATATTGGGATATGATCGATTCTTCTTTTATGACAACTTTGCCAGATGCTTGGGCAATTTCGAAACGATTTGTCATGTTGCCAATTAACCGTTGGTACGATAAGTATGAGCGTGTATTATTAGGAGGTTTAACGTGTGATTCTGATGATTATTACAATTCAGAACAACATGTAAATGCCATTTATCTTCCGAAATATGATCAAGCAAAACCATTGTACATTGGTTTCTTTAATACAGGAGCATATCAAGATAATATTAGTGGATTTGGTGGAATTAATCACTGTTTGATTCCTCAACCTAAATATATTTTGATTGACGAAAATTATGAAGCAAAAGTATATTCTGAAGAGCAAACGCATCAAGATGTGTTGAATACTTTGGGGTACAAATAA